In Gossypium arboreum isolate Shixiya-1 chromosome 5, ASM2569848v2, whole genome shotgun sequence, a single genomic region encodes these proteins:
- the LOC108450482 gene encoding phospholipid-transporting ATPase 3, whose protein sequence is MSGWGTPSRTVTLGRVQPQAPALRTIYCNHREANFAHRYKGNSISTTKYNVFTFLPKGLYEQFRRVANLYFLMVSILSATPYSPVHPITNMVPLSLVLLFSLIKEAFEDWQRFQNDMTINNTLVDVLQAQGWESLQWKKLQVGDIIRVKQDGFFPADLLLLASTNVDGICYIETANLDGETNLKIRKALERTWDYVTPEKACEFKGEVQCEQPNNSLYTFTGNLVMDNQTMPLSPNQILLRGCSLKNTDYIVGTVIFTGHETKVMMNSMNVPSKRSTLERKLDKLILALFSTLFSMCLLGAIGSGIFIDRKYYYLGLSQSVEDQFNPSKRFLVIILTMLTLLTLYSTIIPISLYVSIETIKFIQSSQFINKDLNMYHAESNTPASARTSNLNEELGQVEYIFSDKTGTLTRNLMEFFKCSIGGEMYGTGMTEIEMGVAERKGIKVQEAKTSTNSLREKGFNFDDVRLMQGAWRNEPNHDACKEFFRCLAICHTVLPEGEETPEKIRYQAASPDEAALVLAAKNFGFFFYRRTPTMIYVRESHVEKMGKTQDVSYEILNVLEFNSTRKRQSVVCRYRDGRLVLYCKGADTVIYERLGTGNGDLNKVTRVHLEQFGSAGLRTLCLAYRDLAPDLYESWNEKFITAKSSLRDREKRLDEVAELIEKELILIGATAIEDKLQEGVPNCIQTLSRAGIKIWVLTGDKIETAINIAYACNLLNNEMKQFIISSETDAIREVEERGDQTEIARFMKEEVKKQLKQFLDEAPQYFCSPSGPKLALVIDGKCLMYALEPSLRIMLLTLSLNCSSVVCCRVSPLQKAQVTSLVKKGARKITLSIGDGANDVSMIQAAHIGIGISGLEGMQAVMASDFAIAQFRFLEDLLLVHGRWSYIRLCKVVMYFFYKNLAFTLTQFWFTFGTGFSGQRFYDDWFQSLYNVIFTALPVVIVGLFDQDISSSLSKKYPELYKEGVRNMFFNRRVVAIWACFAVYQSLVFFYFVSLSSSTSRDSDGKMFGLWDVSTMAFTCVVVTVNLRLLMMCNSITRWHYISVGGSIIVWFVFIFIYSGIMTRFDRNDNMFWVIYVLMSTSYFYVTLLLVPVAALLGDFLYLGVQRWFFPYDYQIVQESHKDDADSINKPDSQETKEHLTPDEARSNEISQLPKEVSKHSGFAFDSPGYESFFATQFGKYVPPKAWDVARRASMKSKSKPK, encoded by the exons ATGAGTGGATGGGGAACGCCGAGTCGAACAGTCACACTCGGACGGGTTCAGCCACAGGCACCTGCCCTCCGCACCATCTACTGCAATCACCGCGAGGCCAATTTCGCTCATAGATACAag GGGAATTCGATATCGACTACCAAGTACAACGTTTTTACCTTTCTACCAAAGGGGCTATATGAACAG TTCAGACGGGTAGCTAACTTGTACTTTCTTATGGTGTCAATCCTATCAGCAACTCCGTATAG TCCTGTTCATCCTATAACAAATATGGTTCCTCTGAGTCTTGTGCTTTTATTTTCTCTCATTAAAGAGGCATTTGAGGACTGG CAACGTTTTCAGAATGATATGACTATAAATAACACTCTTGTCGACGTGTTGCAAGCACAAGGGTGGGAATCTCTTCAATGGAAAAAGCTGCAGGTTGGAGATATTATCAGG GTTAAGCAAGATGGGTTCTTTCCTGCCGATCTTCTTTTACTTGCTAGTACAAATGTTGATGGAATTTGCTACATTGAG ACTGCAAATTTGGATGGCGAAACAAATCTGAAAATCAGAAAGGCACTTGAGAGGACTTGGGATTACGTGACTCCTGAAAAAGCATGTGAATTTAAAG GTGAAGTTCAGTGTGAGCAACCAAACAACTCTTTGTACACTTTTACTGGCAATCTTGTAATGGACAATCAAACAATGCCTCTTTCTCCAAATCAGATTTTACTGAGG GGTTGCAGTCTGAAAAACACTGATTACATTGTTGGGACTGTTATTTTTACTGGTCATGAAACAAAG GTTATGATGAATTCCATGAATGTTCCTTCAAAAAGAAGTACATTAGAGAGGAAACTTGACAAACTAATACTCGCTCTCTTTTCTACTCTTTTCTCTATGTGTCTACTTGGAGCAATAGGCAG TGGTATATTCATTGACCGAAAGTACTACTACTTAGGTCTCAGTCAATCCGTGGAAGATCAATTCAATCCTAGTAAAAGATTTCTG GTTATTATTTTGACCATGCTGACCCTACTCACTTTATACTCTACAATTATCCCTATATCTCTATATGTTTCTATTGAG ACGATCAAGTTTATTCAGTCCTCTCAATTTATCAACAAGGACTTAAATATGTACCATGCTGAATCCAACACACCTGCTTCAGCTAGAACTTCTAATTTGAATGAGGAACTTGGGCAG GTGGAATACATTTTTTCTGATAAAACTGGAACTTTGACAAGAAATTTAATGGAGTTCTTCAAGTGTTCAATTGGAGGTGAAATGTACGGGACAGGTATGACTGAAATAGAGATGGGTGTTGCTGAAAGAAAAGGAATAAAGGTTCAAGAG GCGAAAACATCAACCAATTCACTACGGGAAAagggtttcaattttgatgatGTGAGGCTTATGCAAGGAGCTTGGAGAAATGAACCTAATCATGATGCTTGTAAG GAATTTTTTAGATGCCTTGCCATATGTCACACTGTGCTTCCTGAAGGTGAGGAGACCCCTGAGAAAATCAGATATCAAGCAGCATCCCCAGATGAAGCTGCTTTGGTTTTGGCTGCAAAAAATTTTGGCTTCTTCTTTTACAG GCGTACACCTACGATGATATATGTTCGTGAATCTCATGTGGAGAAGATGGGTAAAACCCAAGATGTGTCctatgagattttaaatgttCTTGAGTTCAATAG TACGAGGAAGCGACAGTCTGTTGTATGTCGTTATCGAGATGGCCGACTAGTTCTTTACTGTAAG GGAGCTGATACTGTCATTTATGAGAGATTGGGGACTGGAAATGGTGACTTAAACAAAGTGACCAGGGTTCACTTGGAACAATTTGGCTCAGCTGGATTACGTACCCTTTGCTTGGCCTATAGAGATCTAGCTCCTGACTTGTATGAGAGCTGGAATGAGAAATTCATCACAGCCAAGTCATCTCTACGAGATCGTGAAAAAAGGTtggatgag GTGGCTGAACTCATAGAGAAGGAACTCATTTTAATTGGTGCAACTGCAATAGAAGACAAGCTTCAAGAAGGAGTGCCAAATTGCATTCAGACTCTTTCTAGAGCTGGAATTAAGATTTGGGTGCTAACTGGGGATAAGATAGAAACTGCAATAAATATAGCTTACG CGTGCAACTTACTAAACAATGAGATGAAACAATTCATTATCAGCTCTGAAACAGATGCTATTAGAGAAGTTGAAGAAAGG GGGGACCAAACTGAAATTGCACGCTTCATGAAGGAGGAAGTTAAAAAGCAACTGAAGCAGTTCCTTGATGAGGCACCACAATATTTTTGCTCACCCTCTGGACCAAAATTAGCACTTGTTATAGATGGAAAGTGTCTGATGTATGCTTTAGAACCAAGTTTAAGGATAATGCTACTCACTTTAAGCTTGAATTGCTCTTCAGTTGTTTGCTGCCGAGTCTCCCCTTTACAGAAAGCACAG GTAACAAGTCTGGTGAAGAAAGGTGCACGTAAAATTACACTCAGTATAGGTGATGGTGCAAATGATGTTAGCATGATTCAAGCTGCTCATATTGGTATTGGAATTAGTGGGCTTGAGGGGATGCAAGCGGTCATGGCTAGTGATTTTGCAATTGCTCAGTTTCGGTTTCTTGAAGATTTGCTCCTTGTGCATGGACGTTGGTCTTATATTAGATTATGCAAG GTCGTGATGTATTTCTTTTACAAGAACCTTGCGTTCACTTTGACTCAGTTTTGGTTCACCTTCGGTACCGGATTTTCTGGCCAAAGGTTCTATGATGATTGGTTCCAGTCATTGTACAATGTCATATTCACTGCACTACCAGTGGTTATTGTTGGGCTCTTCGACCAG GATATTAGTTCATCCCTTTCCAAGAAGTACCCTGAATTATATAAGGAGGGAGTAAGAAATATGTTTTTCAACAGGAGAGTTGTCGCAATATGGGCCTGTTTTGCAGTGTATCAATCTCTAGTCTTCTTTTATTTCGTATCTCTTTCAAGTTCAACGAGCAGGGATTCAGATGGTAAAATGTTTGGTCTTTGGGATGTCAGCACGATGGCCTTCACATGTGTAGTAGTAACTGTTAATTTACGTCTTCTCATGATGTGTAATTCTATCACAAGATGGCACTACATTAGTGTTGGAGGAAGCATTATAGTGTGGTTCgtgtttattttcatatattctgGTATTATGACTCGATTTGATCGCAAC GATAACATGTTTTGGGTCATATATGTGTTGATGAGCACATCCTATTTCTACGTCACTCTTCTTCTTGTTCCAGTTGCTGCACTTCTCGGAGATTTCCTTTACCTTGG TGTGCAAAGATGGTTCTTCCCCTATGATTATCAGATAGTTCAAGAAAGTCACAAGGATGATGCCGACAGCATCAATAAACCAGATTCACAAGAAACAAAAGAACACCTTACACCGGACGAGGCAAGAAGCAACGAAATATCTCAATTGCCGAAGGAAGTATCGAAACACAGTGGATTTGCATTTGATTCACCAGGTTATGAGTCATTTTTTGCTACACAGTTTGGTAAATATGTTCCACCCAAGGCATGGGATGTTGCTCGGAGAGCTAGCATGAAGTCGAAgtcaaaaccaaaataa